A single genomic interval of Candidatus Neomarinimicrobiota bacterium harbors:
- a CDS encoding winged helix-turn-helix domain-containing protein, translating to MPVPDFQSFFKPLLDLAADGKEHSISEARVRLVDAFDMTEEDLAELLPSGQQTKYDNRIHWAKAYFIQSKVLSSPRQGYFQITDRGRKLHNEGHDRIDVKILNRYPEFVAFHSPPRTKKVKPGRVERILGSSSTPEELLQQAYQSLRNELAGELLSKVKDNIPRFF from the coding sequence ATGCCGGTACCTGATTTCCAGTCCTTCTTCAAACCACTGCTGGATCTTGCCGCGGATGGCAAAGAGCATTCAATCAGTGAGGCAAGAGTACGCTTGGTAGATGCGTTTGACATGACTGAAGAGGACCTCGCTGAATTACTGCCCAGTGGTCAGCAGACCAAATATGATAACAGGATACATTGGGCGAAGGCGTACTTCATCCAATCCAAGGTTTTATCCAGTCCAAGGCAGGGTTATTTCCAGATTACGGATCGCGGCAGGAAACTGCACAATGAAGGACATGATCGCATCGACGTCAAGATACTAAACCGCTACCCTGAGTTTGTGGCATTCCACTCGCCACCGAGGACAAAGAAGGTTAAACCAGGGCGTGTTGAGAGGATTCTGGGCTCGTCTTCCACACCGGAAGAACTTCTCCAGCAGGCATATCAGAGTCTGAGAAATGAGCTCGCCGGTGAGCTCCTGTCCAAGGTGAAGGATAACATCCCCAGGTTCTTTTAA